A single window of Fischerella sp. PCC 9605 DNA harbors:
- a CDS encoding sugar transferase — MGAIHTNKKLQLLIKEIADRVVAAIALLIFSPVILIVAIAIYFRMGQPVIFTQPRPGKNSYIFTFYKFRTMTNDCDAQGNLLPDEKRLTSFGKFLRKTSLDELTQLWNVLRGDMSFVGPRPLLVRYLDRYTPEQARRHEVKPGITGLTQVKGRNSLSWEEKFKLDVWYIDNWSLWLDLKILFLTVFKVLQQEGISQEGYATAEEFIGQMKEN; from the coding sequence ATGGGTGCAATACATACCAATAAAAAGTTACAACTTCTCATCAAGGAAATTGCAGATAGAGTAGTAGCTGCCATTGCTTTGTTAATTTTCTCTCCTGTAATACTGATAGTGGCGATCGCAATTTATTTCCGCATGGGTCAGCCAGTTATTTTTACTCAACCCCGTCCCGGAAAGAATTCTTATATTTTTACCTTCTACAAGTTTCGCACTATGACTAATGATTGCGACGCCCAAGGAAATCTTCTTCCTGATGAAAAACGCCTCACGTCCTTTGGTAAATTTCTTCGTAAAACCAGTTTAGATGAACTAACTCAACTATGGAACGTACTTAGAGGAGACATGAGTTTCGTTGGCCCTCGTCCTTTATTAGTCAGATATCTTGACCGTTACACCCCTGAACAAGCACGCCGCCACGAAGTCAAACCAGGTATCACGGGTTTAACTCAGGTCAAAGGCCGCAACTCCCTTAGTTGGGAAGAAAAATTCAAATTAGATGTATGGTACATCGATAATTGGAGTTTGTGGTTAGATTTAAAAATTCTTTTCTTGACTGTGTTTAAAGTTTTGCAACAAGAAGGAATTAGTCAAGAAGGATACGCTACAGCTGAAGAATTTATAGGTCAAATGAAAGAAAATTAG
- a CDS encoding glycosyltransferase family 2 protein, with protein sequence MMASVSVIIPCYRSSGTVRRAVDSVAKQTLRPAEVILVDDGSGDDTLRVLQQLQDDYGKDWIKVIALEKNCGVSVARNVAWDIASHDYIAFLDSDDAWHPEKIARQYAWMVKHPEIMLSGHHSLVNKPDVRLNHETISENIEANFISKNKLLFSNVFCTSSVMMKRSIKERFCPSLKYCQDYLLWLEIVLNGNQSAVLNFRATYSFKSPFGESGLTKNLLNLKADISDIYRRLWKSGYINLFEWSILSIWSLAKHYRRVYICHQDKQILST encoded by the coding sequence ATGATGGCTTCTGTGAGTGTAATCATTCCATGCTACCGTAGCTCTGGTACAGTACGTAGAGCAGTTGATTCTGTAGCCAAGCAAACTCTTCGACCTGCCGAAGTTATTCTTGTTGATGATGGCAGTGGAGACGATACGCTTAGGGTTTTACAGCAGTTGCAGGATGATTATGGCAAAGACTGGATTAAGGTTATTGCTCTAGAAAAAAACTGTGGTGTCTCAGTTGCTCGAAATGTTGCTTGGGATATAGCATCTCATGACTATATTGCCTTTCTTGATTCTGATGATGCTTGGCATCCAGAAAAGATTGCCCGTCAGTATGCGTGGATGGTTAAACATCCTGAAATTATGCTATCTGGACATCATAGTTTAGTTAATAAACCAGACGTTCGATTAAACCATGAAACCATATCAGAAAATATAGAAGCTAATTTTATCTCCAAAAATAAACTTCTATTTTCTAATGTTTTTTGCACATCTTCTGTTATGATGAAGCGTAGTATTAAAGAACGCTTTTGTCCTTCCCTAAAATACTGTCAAGATTATTTACTTTGGCTGGAAATTGTATTGAATGGTAATCAATCTGCTGTTCTCAACTTCCGCGCTACCTATAGCTTTAAGTCTCCATTTGGAGAGAGTGGGTTAACAAAAAATCTTTTGAATCTGAAAGCAGATATATCAGATATCTATAGGAGACTTTGGAAATCTGGATATATCAATTTGTTTGAGTGGAGCATATTATCTATTTGGTCTTTGGCAAAACATTACAGGCGAGTATATATCTGCCACCAAGATAAACAAATATTAAGTACTTAA
- a CDS encoding glycosyl hydrolase family 28-related protein, with protein sequence MKPAVKVNLPTVAFDVIYSNADEGISNIELAVNLNAVTQQNDKQTMFDVVKDFHAKADGITDDTKAIQAAVDNVYQQGGGTIVFPPGTYVLTSVNIRENITYQGYGATIKRPPRQGKWTRTFTTENNLYGGETDSKPLIIKGFTFDGNSKNQGAYKNYELEQAHFIFLMGNPKFPGKLQAIIEDCTFKNGVADGISVYTNVDVKVANCEAIDVFRGGFVLTGGYSSAEVYNLTTRGKIDNTGLDIEVDSKGYGNSFQVDIKLENINLIDGDFDISVEEGSRVVGNNIISDAPFLLFSRNSQMQFTNCKFKIGANDEITNRILFPYNVSFEKCEFYATRKITEKKYSFFSVADVWWQHPSYEKQNNQLLVYKDCYFRVDSNIKSGDKTYAIYLREDSKTNNNQLIIDGGFISPDFDAAIASETQGIVEKNLTNPDYLVISSSGENS encoded by the coding sequence GTGAAACCAGCGGTTAAAGTCAATCTGCCAACAGTAGCTTTTGATGTTATTTATTCTAATGCTGATGAAGGTATTTCCAATATCGAATTAGCAGTTAATTTGAATGCTGTTACTCAGCAAAATGACAAACAAACCATGTTTGATGTTGTCAAAGATTTCCATGCCAAGGCAGATGGAATAACTGATGATACCAAAGCCATACAGGCAGCAGTAGATAATGTTTATCAGCAAGGAGGAGGGACAATTGTATTTCCTCCTGGGACTTATGTCCTAACATCCGTAAATATTAGAGAAAACATTACCTATCAGGGATATGGAGCCACTATTAAAAGACCTCCTAGGCAGGGTAAATGGACAAGAACTTTTACAACTGAAAATAATTTGTATGGAGGAGAGACAGATTCAAAACCTTTAATCATTAAAGGATTCACCTTCGATGGCAATAGCAAAAATCAAGGTGCGTACAAAAATTACGAGTTGGAACAAGCACATTTTATATTTTTGATGGGAAATCCCAAATTTCCAGGAAAATTACAGGCAATTATTGAAGACTGTACTTTCAAAAATGGAGTTGCGGATGGTATTTCTGTCTACACAAATGTAGATGTAAAAGTTGCCAACTGTGAAGCTATAGATGTCTTTCGTGGTGGTTTTGTTTTAACGGGTGGGTATTCATCTGCCGAAGTTTATAATCTGACCACAAGAGGCAAGATTGATAATACAGGACTTGATATAGAGGTTGATAGTAAAGGTTATGGAAATAGCTTTCAGGTTGATATAAAACTTGAAAATATTAATTTGATTGATGGTGATTTTGATATAAGTGTTGAAGAAGGTTCGAGAGTTGTAGGAAATAACATTATCTCTGATGCTCCTTTCTTACTTTTCAGTCGCAATTCACAAATGCAATTTACTAATTGCAAGTTTAAAATAGGTGCAAATGATGAAATCACAAACAGAATTTTATTTCCTTATAATGTCTCATTTGAGAAATGTGAATTTTACGCTACAAGAAAAATAACTGAAAAAAAATACAGTTTTTTTAGCGTAGCTGATGTCTGGTGGCAACATCCAAGTTATGAGAAACAGAATAACCAATTACTAGTTTATAAAGACTGCTACTTTAGGGTAGATAGTAATATTAAATCTGGAGATAAAACCTACGCAATTTACTTGAGAGAAGATTCAAAAACTAATAACAATCAACTCATCATTGATGGTGGATTTATATCACCAGATTTTGATGCTGCTATTGCTAGCGAAACTCAGGGAATAGTAGAAAAAAATCTCACAAATCCAGATTACTTGGTGATTAGCTCATCAGGTGAAAATTCATAA
- a CDS encoding glycosyltransferase yields the protein MKSLLIVTTIPATLRAFFIPITHHFQSQGWRVDGMAKEISASPECLKAFNQVWDVELSRNPLKPQNLMVALQQIQKVVEKEKYDLVLVSTPVAAFVTRFALNGLRKQGKLKIVYTAQGFHFYRGGAAARNAIFLTLEKLAGQWTDYLVVVNREDEEAAKRYHLVPDERVRYIPGTGLNVARFNPNAIPEAEVVRVRQELGIPIEAPLFLSVAEFIARKRPWDILKAFARLERTDAHLAFAGTGLLFDEMQQLASRLDIQDRVHFLGLRKDIPVLMLASTATILASDQEGLPNCVMESLCMGTPAIGTEIRGTKDLLEGGCGILVKVGDVEGFTRAMSWMLDHPEETKSMGKCGQEQIVPYKLEHILQQYQALFAEVLQK from the coding sequence ATGAAAAGCCTCTTAATCGTCACAACCATTCCGGCGACACTCCGTGCCTTCTTTATTCCTATTACCCATCATTTTCAGTCTCAAGGCTGGCGGGTTGATGGCATGGCTAAGGAAATCTCAGCTAGTCCTGAATGCTTAAAGGCATTCAATCAAGTCTGGGATGTGGAGTTATCGCGCAATCCTCTCAAGCCACAGAACCTCATGGTTGCATTACAACAAATCCAGAAGGTAGTGGAAAAAGAGAAGTACGATCTAGTACTTGTCTCTACGCCAGTAGCTGCTTTTGTAACCCGGTTTGCTCTGAATGGTTTGAGAAAGCAGGGAAAACTGAAAATTGTTTACACCGCTCAAGGCTTCCACTTCTATCGCGGGGGTGCAGCAGCTAGAAACGCTATATTCCTTACATTAGAGAAGCTGGCTGGGCAATGGACTGACTATCTTGTAGTAGTGAATCGTGAGGATGAAGAGGCTGCAAAGCGCTATCATCTCGTTCCAGATGAACGAGTCCGCTACATACCAGGAACAGGATTAAATGTCGCTCGCTTCAACCCTAATGCTATTCCTGAAGCTGAGGTAGTACGGGTACGCCAAGAGTTGGGAATACCGATAGAAGCACCTCTTTTTTTGTCAGTCGCTGAGTTTATTGCTCGCAAGCGTCCTTGGGATATCTTAAAAGCATTTGCTCGGTTAGAGCGAACTGATGCACATTTGGCTTTTGCTGGAACTGGATTATTGTTCGATGAGATGCAGCAGTTAGCATCTCGGTTAGATATTCAAGATAGAGTGCATTTTCTTGGGCTTCGCAAAGATATTCCAGTTCTGATGTTAGCTTCTACTGCAACAATACTTGCTTCCGATCAGGAAGGGCTTCCCAATTGTGTCATGGAGTCATTGTGCATGGGAACTCCAGCGATTGGTACAGAGATTCGTGGAACCAAGGACTTGCTAGAAGGAGGCTGTGGCATCCTTGTCAAGGTAGGAGATGTTGAGGGATTTACTCGAGCAATGTCTTGGATGCTAGATCATCCAGAAGAAACTAAGTCTATGGGCAAATGCGGACAGGAACAGATAGTTCCTTATAAGCTGGAACATATCTTACAGCAATACCAGGCTTTGTTTGCTGAAGTTTTACAGAAGTAA
- a CDS encoding polysaccharide biosynthesis protein, with protein MNLSIRFSHFIQKSINTLLCQLLKLRNRHFLIVDIIVFLFTPSLALFLRLDGNLVLESYKPDLANATILFLVVKLSVFWSFGFYRRYWRYASIEELTYISMLVTATVVVQTLLFNFLEYIPYVALEKLPRSLPFIDGLLSCIFIGALRFSVRAVERIYQGRASFNSRERILVVGAGSAGVSLVQEMQRNPQLGFYPVAFIDDDPRKLNARIRGIPVVGDRHTIPDAIHSLQIHKVIIAMPTVAGRVIREIVDICKRTGTHTCTLPGIHEILNGRVRLDSIRDVRIEDLLRREPVQTDIERVSQFLKGKKALITGAGGSIGSELCRQICKCRPAEMMLIGHGENSVFVIQQELEQLIQVLKEDGKAQRYTPRIYAFIGDIRYRHRLKHAFERFQPDVIFHAAAHKHVPLMELNPPEAITNNVLGTKNLLDLALQYNVKHFVMISTDKAVNPTNVMGASKRVAEMLVLQAAQKSGLPYVAVRFGNVLGSRGSVVPTFQKQIAVGGPITVTHPEICRYFMTIPEAVQLVLQAAVLGRTGEVLMLNMGKPVKIVDLAKELIRLSGYEVNKDIDIVFTGLRPGEKLFEELFIKGEEYEPTEHEKLLVVKNASRIIPQSLNMIVEALCQAAIKNDGNSILFLLEQIVPGYQPKYLGNNGSSASTNSDKLATSNENTLAKMKPTGV; from the coding sequence ATGAATTTATCAATCAGATTTTCTCACTTCATACAAAAGTCTATTAACACTTTATTGTGTCAATTGTTGAAGCTGAGAAACCGCCATTTTTTAATTGTTGATATTATTGTTTTTCTCTTCACACCATCGTTAGCGCTGTTTTTGCGTTTAGATGGCAATCTTGTTTTGGAATCATACAAACCAGATTTAGCAAATGCCACAATACTATTTTTAGTAGTAAAACTAAGTGTATTTTGGAGTTTTGGTTTTTATAGGCGTTATTGGCGTTATGCAAGCATTGAGGAACTGACATACATTTCCATGCTAGTAACGGCTACAGTTGTTGTCCAAACTCTGTTATTTAATTTTCTTGAATATATACCGTATGTTGCTTTAGAAAAGCTGCCAAGATCGCTGCCGTTTATTGATGGATTGCTTTCATGTATTTTCATTGGGGCGCTGCGTTTCAGTGTGAGGGCTGTGGAAAGAATCTACCAAGGGCGTGCATCATTCAATTCACGGGAACGAATATTGGTAGTTGGTGCTGGTAGTGCAGGCGTTTCCCTTGTGCAAGAAATGCAAAGAAATCCCCAACTAGGTTTTTATCCTGTTGCCTTTATTGACGACGATCCCCGAAAATTAAACGCACGCATTCGCGGCATACCTGTAGTTGGCGATCGCCACACAATTCCTGATGCCATACATTCACTGCAAATTCATAAAGTCATCATTGCGATGCCGACAGTTGCAGGACGAGTTATTCGGGAAATTGTCGATATTTGCAAAAGAACAGGAACTCATACTTGCACTTTACCTGGCATACATGAAATCCTCAATGGCCGTGTACGCCTAGATAGCATTCGGGATGTACGCATTGAGGATTTGCTCAGACGCGAACCCGTACAGACAGATATTGAGCGAGTTTCCCAATTTCTCAAAGGCAAGAAAGCACTAATTACCGGCGCAGGCGGATCGATTGGTAGCGAACTTTGCCGTCAAATTTGCAAGTGCCGCCCAGCTGAAATGATGCTAATAGGGCACGGTGAGAATTCTGTATTCGTTATCCAGCAAGAATTAGAACAACTGATACAAGTGCTGAAAGAAGATGGGAAAGCACAACGATATACCCCGCGTATTTATGCCTTCATTGGCGATATTCGCTATCGCCATCGCTTAAAACACGCCTTTGAACGATTCCAACCAGATGTAATTTTTCATGCCGCAGCCCATAAGCACGTTCCTTTGATGGAATTAAACCCACCAGAAGCAATTACTAATAACGTGCTGGGAACAAAAAATTTACTGGATTTGGCATTGCAATACAACGTTAAACATTTCGTGATGATTTCCACAGATAAGGCAGTTAATCCCACCAATGTCATGGGTGCCAGCAAGAGAGTCGCCGAAATGTTGGTACTGCAAGCCGCTCAAAAAAGTGGTTTGCCTTATGTTGCAGTACGTTTTGGTAATGTTTTGGGTAGCCGAGGTAGCGTGGTTCCTACTTTCCAAAAACAAATTGCTGTAGGCGGCCCGATCACAGTTACCCATCCCGAAATCTGTCGTTATTTCATGACCATTCCGGAAGCAGTGCAACTAGTTTTACAAGCTGCAGTACTTGGTCGCACTGGCGAAGTATTAATGCTAAACATGGGCAAACCAGTAAAAATTGTTGACTTAGCTAAAGAACTAATTCGCCTTTCTGGATACGAAGTCAACAAAGATATTGATATTGTATTCACTGGTTTGCGACCGGGAGAAAAGTTGTTTGAGGAATTATTTATTAAAGGAGAGGAATACGAACCAACCGAACACGAAAAATTGTTGGTTGTGAAAAACGCTAGTCGAATTATTCCTCAAAGTCTGAATATGATAGTCGAGGCTTTGTGTCAAGCAGCAATCAAAAATGATGGAAATTCTATCCTGTTTTTACTTGAACAAATAGTGCCAGGATATCAACCCAAATACTTAGGAAATAATGGGAGCAGTGCGTCAACAAATAGTGATAAATTGGCAACTTCAAATGAAAATACATTGGCAAAAATGAAGCCTACAGGAGTATAA
- a CDS encoding glycosyltransferase family 4 protein: MNKRVLLVAKFLDSSGVTTHMFNLARGLASLGWNVAIASGGQAGEHSYGPKTFESNGIPHLDVPFPRLSFSVGDFIRAGKSYLKMDAVVRKFNPDIIHVHYRSTSPYVRAIQLQHQIPFVTTIHIEGLPDSFLHKITTFWGDRCISISADTSKYLIHNLSVSPSKIRLVYNGVDDSYFRPPTEAERCHARQKWNLGQEDKVVSIVARLEHTKGHDILIKALALLRAKGCDVIALVAGEGSMKKAFVQQAATAGVSDLVRFIGHTDSREVFWASDVSVLPSRVEGFGLVTVESMLCRVVPVRTPAAGAYEQIEDGNNGFIVLFEDYEALAMRLQQLLADKGLRNKMAEAALLTAKNKFTQKTMLEKTIAVYKEVLP; encoded by the coding sequence ATGAATAAGCGTGTATTATTAGTAGCTAAATTTCTAGACTCTAGTGGTGTAACAACTCACATGTTCAACCTTGCTAGAGGACTCGCGTCTTTGGGCTGGAATGTGGCTATAGCGAGTGGTGGACAAGCTGGAGAACATTCCTATGGGCCGAAAACTTTTGAATCAAATGGAATACCTCACTTGGATGTTCCTTTCCCCCGCCTTTCTTTCAGTGTTGGGGATTTCATCCGTGCTGGCAAATCTTATCTCAAAATGGACGCTGTTGTCCGTAAATTTAATCCCGATATTATTCATGTACATTATCGGTCAACCAGCCCCTATGTACGTGCAATTCAATTACAGCATCAAATACCTTTTGTCACCACGATTCATATTGAAGGTCTACCTGATAGCTTTTTGCACAAAATTACTACTTTTTGGGGAGACAGATGTATCTCAATTAGTGCTGATACTAGTAAATACTTGATTCATAATTTGTCAGTTTCACCCTCGAAAATTCGACTTGTATACAACGGAGTAGATGATTCTTATTTTCGTCCACCAACAGAAGCAGAACGTTGTCATGCCCGCCAAAAATGGAACCTTGGTCAAGAAGACAAAGTAGTTTCCATTGTTGCACGTCTTGAACACACGAAAGGACATGATATCCTAATCAAAGCATTGGCTTTACTGCGAGCTAAAGGTTGTGATGTTATTGCTCTAGTTGCTGGGGAAGGAAGCATGAAAAAAGCCTTTGTTCAGCAAGCTGCGACAGCTGGTGTAAGTGATTTGGTGCGCTTCATCGGACATACAGACAGTCGAGAAGTATTTTGGGCATCAGATGTGTCAGTGTTACCAAGTCGAGTGGAAGGATTTGGACTAGTTACGGTTGAATCGATGCTTTGTAGAGTCGTGCCTGTGCGAACACCAGCAGCAGGTGCCTACGAACAGATTGAAGATGGTAATAATGGCTTTATTGTGCTATTTGAGGATTATGAAGCCTTAGCAATGCGATTGCAACAATTGTTGGCTGATAAAGGACTCAGAAATAAGATGGCAGAAGCTGCTTTGTTAACTGCAAAAAATAAATT
- a CDS encoding lipopolysaccharide biosynthesis protein: MQKTQPLTLRRNFSWTFIGNAVYAACQWGMLVVLAKLGSPEMVGQFSLGFAVTAPVVMFTNLQLRQVQATDAKQQYLFGDYLALRLIATGLALLIIAGIAFSKIYPWETALVILLVGLAKAVESVSDVFHGLFQHRERMDRIAISMMLKGPMSLLLLVIGVYVSGSVAWGVIGLICAGTIVLIAYDIPRTALLLSHPSPILQSQELQKTQLADTLKPRWHLRKLGKLAWLTLPLGLGMMLVSLNSNIPNYLIENYLGGWELGIFAAIAYLMEIGNRVVIALGESAVARLAQYYAAGKSILFLRLLFKLVGIGALLGGTGVLVSLIAGKQVLTFIYRPEYAQYTNLLVWLAIAAGIRYMANFLGYGMTAARYFRIQMPLFGFVTVILAVASLWLLPKVGLIGGAIALLLAAIAQGVISLAAIYHALFALNKRTSKI; the protein is encoded by the coding sequence ATGCAAAAAACTCAGCCATTAACACTACGTCGTAACTTTTCTTGGACATTTATTGGTAATGCTGTATATGCAGCTTGCCAGTGGGGAATGCTGGTAGTGCTGGCTAAACTCGGTAGTCCGGAGATGGTTGGACAGTTCTCTTTAGGTTTTGCGGTGACTGCTCCCGTAGTCATGTTTACAAATCTCCAATTGCGACAGGTGCAAGCAACAGATGCTAAACAACAGTATCTATTTGGGGATTATCTTGCTCTTCGGCTAATTGCAACCGGATTGGCACTTCTCATCATTGCCGGGATTGCTTTTTCAAAGATATATCCTTGGGAAACGGCACTGGTTATCTTACTTGTCGGCTTAGCTAAAGCTGTGGAATCAGTGAGTGATGTATTTCATGGACTCTTTCAGCATCGTGAACGCATGGATCGTATTGCAATATCGATGATGCTCAAAGGTCCTATGTCATTACTTCTTTTGGTGATAGGAGTCTATGTATCAGGAAGCGTGGCTTGGGGTGTAATCGGATTGATTTGTGCTGGAACGATTGTTCTGATTGCCTACGACATTCCTCGCACAGCATTGCTGCTTAGTCATCCTTCTCCTATTCTTCAGAGTCAGGAACTCCAAAAAACTCAGCTGGCAGATACTCTGAAACCTCGTTGGCATTTAAGAAAGCTAGGAAAGCTAGCTTGGCTGACCTTGCCATTGGGTTTGGGAATGATGCTAGTTTCGCTGAACAGTAATATTCCAAATTATCTAATTGAGAATTACTTAGGAGGGTGGGAGTTAGGTATTTTCGCTGCGATCGCTTATCTGATGGAGATAGGTAACAGGGTTGTAATAGCTTTGGGAGAATCAGCAGTCGCAAGATTGGCGCAATATTATGCAGCAGGTAAAAGCATTTTATTTCTTCGGCTTCTCTTCAAGTTGGTAGGAATTGGTGCGCTACTGGGTGGTACAGGGGTTTTAGTATCCCTGATTGCAGGGAAGCAAGTTCTGACCTTTATTTATCGACCCGAATATGCTCAATATACGAACTTACTAGTTTGGTTGGCGATCGCTGCTGGGATTCGATATATGGCAAACTTTTTAGGTTATGGCATGACAGCAGCCAGATATTTCCGAATCCAAATGCCTTTATTTGGTTTTGTGACTGTCATCTTAGCTGTAGCAAGCCTTTGGTTATTACCAAAAGTGGGTTTGATCGGAGGTGCGATCGCACTATTGCTGGCTGCGATCGCTCAAGGAGTTATTAGTTTGGCAGCTATTTACCATGCATTGTTTGCGCTTAACAAGCGTACAAGCAAGATATGA
- a CDS encoding O-antigen ligase family protein: MTNLEINWLAISIALTTATQLRLPGIPVGVGEIVLLLWMLSVGIRILLHRSYLITSVAKIVIFFWIAVFTCLTLGMLVAYFMDVLDPGPLRDLFAFVFASLFSILFIISISSQKDKQIIHQILSRFIKFTIFVQAILFFIPVRIPFFQTWYESTRFQGWSNNPNQLAFLSTAIPFFSLYLYKITKEKHEKKWYTLSIFLAFMIGSGTQSDSLSFGWYIAIFFLFCSYIYRTLTNYAKTHFRGFIVVIFKQITLLIMLLIGLISAFIFSEKINAIASEVYDSNSQGEDRLKLWANGIDSISRSPLFGLGPGAHSGEREPIFYVQEAHNAFIDWTASSGIIGLICYLTLLFWVGWKAWKKGYISLVAALISVVGYTTFAYMLRHIILWFYVLTILEFSTHSKNHQRFSKNY, from the coding sequence ATGACAAATCTGGAAATTAATTGGTTAGCTATATCAATTGCTCTCACAACTGCTACTCAACTACGATTACCCGGCATTCCTGTTGGAGTAGGTGAAATAGTACTACTTTTATGGATGCTATCTGTAGGTATTAGGATATTGCTTCATCGAAGTTATTTAATAACATCTGTTGCGAAGATAGTTATCTTTTTTTGGATAGCTGTCTTCACTTGCCTTACCTTGGGTATGCTTGTAGCTTATTTTATGGATGTCTTAGATCCAGGGCCTTTACGAGATTTGTTTGCTTTTGTATTTGCATCTCTTTTTTCTATTTTATTTATCATTTCAATATCGTCTCAAAAAGACAAACAAATTATTCATCAAATACTTTCACGTTTTATTAAATTCACAATTTTTGTTCAAGCTATATTATTCTTCATTCCTGTACGTATTCCATTTTTTCAAACTTGGTATGAATCTACGCGATTTCAGGGTTGGTCGAATAATCCTAATCAGCTTGCTTTTTTATCTACAGCAATTCCTTTTTTCTCTTTATATTTATATAAAATAACCAAAGAAAAGCATGAAAAAAAATGGTATACTTTAAGCATTTTTTTGGCTTTCATGATTGGTTCTGGAACGCAAAGCGATTCACTTAGTTTTGGTTGGTACATAGCAATCTTCTTCCTATTTTGTTCATATATATATCGAACTCTTACAAATTATGCTAAAACTCATTTTCGTGGTTTTATTGTTGTAATTTTCAAACAGATAACTTTATTGATAATGCTGTTGATAGGTTTAATATCAGCATTTATTTTTTCTGAAAAAATAAATGCTATTGCCAGTGAAGTCTACGATAGTAATTCTCAAGGTGAAGATCGACTGAAGTTATGGGCAAATGGTATTGATTCTATATCTCGTTCACCCCTATTTGGTCTTGGCCCTGGTGCTCATTCAGGTGAAAGAGAGCCAATTTTCTATGTTCAAGAAGCGCATAATGCATTTATCGACTGGACGGCAAGTTCTGGAATTATCGGGCTAATATGCTATCTTACTCTTCTGTTTTGGGTAGGTTGGAAAGCTTGGAAAAAAGGCTATATCTCTCTAGTTGCTGCCTTGATATCCGTAGTAGGATACACTACCTTTGCCTATATGTTGCGCCATATTATTTTGTGGTTCTATGTGCTGACAATCTTAGAATTTAGCACACACTCAAAAAATCATCAGCGATTCTCAAAGAACTATTAG